Genomic segment of Streptomyces longhuiensis:
GTCACCGAGGCGGGCCGCCAGCTGCCGTACGGCCTCGGGCCCGATGGTCGACATCTCCGCCCAGCAGGTGCCGGGCCGCAGCTCGGGCGCGATGGCGTCGGCGACCTCGGACACGGCGTCCGGGGTGGCGAGCATCGTGATGACCACATCCGCGTCGCGCACGGCGTCGGCGGGGCTGTCGGCGAGTACGGCGCCCCGTTCGACGAGCGGGGCGGCTTTCGCCGGGGTGCGGTTCCAGACGGTCAGCGGGTGTCCGGCGTCGAGGAGATGGCGGGCCATGGGCGCGCCCATGTGGCCGAGGCCGAGGAAGGCGATCTTTTCCATGCTCCGACGCTAGCCCGTGCCCGCGCCCCGAGGCGTCAATGCACGGCCGGTTCGCGGGATTCCGGCGTCGGCGCGGCGGCCGGTTTCCCGGGCCCGCCGTCGGCGCGGCGGCCGGTTCCCCAGGCCCGGCTCCGGCACGCGGCCGGTTCCCCGGGCTTCCGCGTCAGCGCGTGGCCGGTTCCCCGGGCTTCCGCGTCAGCGCGTGGCCGGTTCCCCGGGCTCCGGGGCCGGTTCCGGGGTCGTCTCACCCAGCAGGTCCCGGGCCATCAGGGTCGCGCCCGCCACCGCTCCCGGCATCAGGAACACCGCGACGACCGGCACCAGGAAGGCGACCGCGAGCGGCGTGCCGAAGCCCCAGGCGAGGCCCTTGCGGGAGCGCAACAGGGCGAGGCGCTCGCGGAGTTCGACGCTGCGGCGCTGGAGCGCGACCGCGGCGAGCTCCTCCGTGAGGAAGAAGCCGGTGACGAAGAAGCCGAGCACCGGGACGACGGTCTGGCCGACGAACGGGACGAACCCGAGGGCGAAGAGCAGGACGCCCCAGAGCGCGGCGCGCACGAGGATCCGCAGGCTGTCGCGGGCGGAGACCCACAGTTCGCGCCAGAGCGGGAGGCCCGACTCGGGCGCGTGGCCGCCCTCGGCGAGGTCGACCTTCTCCGCCAGGGACTCGTAGAAGGGCTGGCCGATCAGGAGGGTGACGGCGGTGAAGGCGAGGACGGCGAGCAGCAGGACGAGGGCGAAGAGCACGGCGGTCAGGAAGCCGCGGAACAGGCCGGCCCACGGCGACGTCCAGTCGTCGGCGAAGGGGGTCGCCCAGGTGACGAAGTCGTCACCCCACAGGGCCAGGCAGATCAGCGCGGCCGCGTACAGGACGAGGGTGATCAGGCCGGGCAGGAGCCCCATGCCGAACTGCTTGCCGTGCTGGGAGACCCAGCGCTGGCCCTTCATCAAGTAGCCGAAGCCCGCCCCGAGATCACGCATGGGCACCACCCTATGGGACCGGCCCGCACCCCTTGCGCGGGGTGCGGGCCGGGACCGGGTCGCATCGGTCACACCGAGAGCGTGACCGTGATGTTGCCGCGGGTGGCCTTGGAGTACGGGCACACCTGGTGGGCCTTCTCGACCAGGGACTTGGCGGTGGCCTCGTCCACGTTCGGGATCTTGGCGGCGATCTCGACGATGAGGCCGAAGCCCTCGTCGTTCTTGCCGATGCCCACGTGCGCGGTGACGGTCGAGCCGGAGATGTCGGCGTTCTCCTGGCGGGCGACCACGGCGAGCGCGCCCTGGAAGCAGGCGCTGTAGCCGGCGGCGAACAGCTGCTCCGGGTTGGTGCCGGCGCCGCTGCCGCCCTGCTCCTTGGGCGGGTTCACGACGACGTCGAGCTTGCCGTCGTCCGTGGAGACGCGGCCGTCACGGCCGTTCTCCGCGGTGGCCACGGCGGTGTAGACGACGTCCGACTGCTGGATGGGCATCCCGTACTCCCTCATTCGATCCGGTAGGCGGAAAGAGATTACCGAATCCCGGAAGGAATGAGCGTGACCGGGGTCACTCCCCCAGCTTGACGACCATCTTTCCGATGTTGTCGCCGCGCAGAACCCCGAGGAACGCCTCCAGGTTGTTCTCGATGCCCTCGACGACGGTCTCGCGGTACTTGAGCTCGCCGGAGCGGATCCAGGCGCCGACCTGCTGCACGAACTGCGGCTGGAGGTCGTAGTGGTCGCCGACGAGGAAGCCCTCGATGCGACCGCGGGTCTGGATCAGGCGGGACAGATTGCGCGGGCCGGGGGCGGCCTCGGTGTTGTTGTAGACCGAGATCGCGCCGCAGATCGCGATGCGCCCGTCCCGGTTGAGCTGGCCGATCGCCGCTTCGAGGTGGTCGCCGCCGACGTTGTCGAAGTAGACGTCGATGCCGTCGGGGGCCGCCTGCTTGAGCTGCTCGAAGACGGAGCCGTCCTTGTAGTTGAACGCCGCGTCGAAGCCGTACTCCTCGATGAGGAGCTTGACCTTCTCGGCCGAGCCGGCCGAGCCGACGACGCGGCCGGCGCCGAGGAGCTTGGCGATCTGGCCGACCTGGCTGCCGACGGCACCGGCCGCGCCGGAGACGAAGACCGTGTCGCCCTCCTTGAAGGAGAGGGTGCGCAGGAGACCCGCGTACGCGGTCAGGCCCGTCATGCCGAGGACACCGAGGTACGCCGACAGGGGCGCGGCCTGCGGGTCGACCTTCACGGCCTGCTTGGCGTCGAACGTGGCGTACTCGCGCCAGCCGTTGAAGTGCAGCACGTGGTCACCGACGGCCACCCCCTCGTCGTTCGAGGCGACGACCGCGCCGACCGCGCCGCCCTGCATCGCCTTGCCGAGCTCGTACGGGGCGACATACGACTTGGCGGCGCTCATGCGGCCGCGCATGTACGGGTCCACGGACACGTACAGGTTCTTGACGAGCACCTGGCCGGGGCCGGGCTGGGGGATCTCCACCTCGGCGAGCTGGAAGTCCTCGGGCTTGGGCCAGCCGACCGGGCGGCTGGTCAGGTGCCACTCGCGGCTGGTGGCGGGGATCTGAGGGGTGTCGACAGACATGGCGGGGCGCCTCCTGATTGCTTCACTTACTGAAACAACCATGCTCCTCGATATTTCATAGTGTCAAGTAAATGGGTACTCTGGAGTACATGGCCGCAAGCAGCTCCGCCCCGAAACACGTGACAGACGACCCCGTGACAGCCGATCCGGTGACCGCCGACCTGGTCGAGCTCATCGGCACGCTGGTCTCACGTCACTACAAGGAGTACGAGCAGGCCGCCGGGGGCCAGGGACTCACCACGGCGCAGGCGCGGGTCCTCGACCTGCTGTCCCGCGAGCCGATGCCCATGCGGCGCATAGCCCAGCAGGTGAACTGCGAGCCGTCGAACATCACCGGGCTCATCGACCGTCTGGAAGCGCGAGGCCTCGTCGAGCGCCGCCCCGACCCGGCCGACCGGCGCGTGAAGCTGGCCGCGCCGACGGAAGAGGGCGTGCGGATGGCGCGCGGCGTGCAGGGGAACCTGGGCTTCGCCCGCGGGGCCCTCGCCTCACTGACCGGCGAGGAGCGGGACGCGCTGCGCAGGCTCCTCGCCAAGATGATGGACGGCGACGCCACGGCCTGACGCCGGCCGCGGCGTCCGGCGACAAGCCGTGACTCCCGCCGGGAAATCGACGTCGGCCGCCAGGCCCAGCCCTCAGGTGCACCACCACAGGAAGCGGTCGCACGTCTTCGTCGGGGTGGGCTGCGGCGGGGGCGGTGTCGTGGTGGGCGCAGGGGCGGGCGTGCCGGGGCCGGCCGGGGTGTCCGGGGTCGGGGTGGCGGCGGGCACCGAGGTGGCGCGCCCCTCGGTCCCTTCTTCCGTCTCCCCCGTCTTCTTGTCTTTGCCGTCCTTCGCGTCCTCGGACTCCGACGCGGACGGGGAGGGGGACGCCGATGCGCTCGACGCCCGGGGGTCCGCCTCGGCCGCCGCGGCGCCGGTCGGGGTGGCGGCCGCCGAGGAAGCGGCGGCCTCCGCCTCCTGGTCGGCGGCCTCCTCGGCCGACGTGGACGAGCCCCGCCCGTCGCCGTCCGCCGACGACTCGGTGCCGAGTTCCGCGAAGCTGAGGCCGCCCGCGGCGAGCGCGAGCCCCGCGGCGGCGATCACGATCTTGTTGCGCCGGCGCCGGTGGGCCCTGCGGGCGCCGCGCTCACGGCGTTCCCTGCGGGAGCGGCGGGTGTGCGTGGGCTCGTCGGCGTAGGGGGCGCCGGCGTTCTCGGCCGACTCCTGTGCCGCGATCGCCTCCGCGTGCTCGCGGCAGGCTTCGGCGGGCGTGCCGCACCCAGGGCAGGCGAGGGCGCCGTTGAGGTGCCTTCGGCACGGGTGGCAGTAATCCATGACGCATGGAGGCTAGGCGCAGCGCCGGTAACGGAAAAAGCCGGTGCTGTGAATGTTCTGTGCGGAACCGCGTGTTCCGAAGAATTGACCCTCCATACGGCTTCTGTGCACGACGTACCGGGCGATCCGGTGCGCGAACCATTGACACCTCGCACGCGCCTCCTTACTGTCACGCCAAGATTTCGAACGCATGACGAAATATCGAACGTCGCAGGGGGCAACTGCCGTGCGCATCACGGGAATCAGCACACACGTGGTCGGGACGCCTTGGCGCAACCTGACCTACGTCCAGGTGCACACCGACGAGGGAATCACCGGGGTCGGCGAGACCCGGATGCTGGGCCACACCGACGCGCTCGTCGGCTATCTGAACGAGGCTCAGGCCAACCACATCATCGGCTCCGACCCGTTCGCGACCGAGGACCTCGTGCGGCGCATGAAGTACGGGGACTACGGGCGGGCCGGAGAAATCGTGATGTCCGGCATCGCGGTCGTCGAGATGGCCTGCTGGGACATCAAGGGCAAGGCGCTGGGCGTGCCGGTGTGGCAGTTGCTCGGCGGCAAGGTGACGGACCGGGTCAAGGCGTACGCGAACGGCTGGTACACCACCGAGCGCACCCCGGAGGCGTACCACAAGGCGGCGCGGGCCGTGATGGAGCGCGGCTACCGGGCGCTGAAGATCGACCCGTTCGGCACGGGGCACTACGAGCTGGACCACGAACAGAGCCTCTACGCCGTGTCGTTGATCGAGGCGGTGCGCGACGCGATCGGGCCCGACGCCGAGCTGATGCTGGAGATGCACGGCCGGTTCTCGCCCTCCACCGCCATCCGGCTGGCGCGCGATCTCGCTCCCTTCAAACCCGCGTGGCTGGAGGAGCCGGTGCCGCCGGAGAACCTCAAGGCGCTGGAGAAGGTGGCCGCGAAGGTGGACGTCCCGGTCGCCACGGGTGAGCGGATCCATGACCGGATCGAGTTCCGTGAGCTGTTCGAGAGCCAGGCGGCGGACATCATCCAGCCGGACGTCGGCCACATCGGTGGCATCTGGGAGACCCGGAAGCTGGCGGCGACGGCGGAGTCCCACTACGTGCTGGTCGCCCCGCACAACGTGGGCGGTCCCGTGCTCACCGCGGCCTCGCTCCAAGTCGGCTTCACCACGCCGAACTTCAAGGTCCTTGAGCACTTCAACGACTTCGCGGACGCGGACATCAAGAAGGTGGTGAAGGGCGCGCCGCAGGTCGATCCGGAGACCGGGTGCTTCGAGCTGTCGCACGAGCCGGGGCTCGGGGTGGAGCTGGACGTGGACGCGGCGGCCGAGTTCCCGCAGCAGCAGGCTCGGTTCGACCTGTGGGCCGAGGGCTGGGAGAAGAGGCAACCGAAGTGAGCCGCTCGGTCGTCGTCGAGGCGCCGGGCGCGCACCGGATCGTCCCTCACGGGCCGACGCCGCCGGGCGCCGGCGAGGTGCTGGTCCGCGTCCACGCCGTGGGCATCTGCGGCAGCGACCGCGAGGTGTACCAGGGCAACCGGCCCGAGGGGTACGTGCGGTACCCGCTCACCCCGGGCCACGAGTGGTCCGGCACCGTCGAGGCCGTCGGGCCGGGCGCCCCGGAGTCGCTCGTCGGCAGGAAGGTCGTCGGCGAGGGCTTTCGCAACTGCCAGGTCTGCGACCGGTGTCACGCCGGCGAGACCACGCTGTGCACGGCCGGGTACGAGGAGACCGGGTTCACGCAGCCCGGCGCCATGGCCGCCACGCTGACCCTGCCCGCCCGTCTCCTGCACGTCCTGCCGGACGACGCCGACCTGACGGCGGCCGCACTGCTCGAACCCGCGGCCTGCGTCGCCGCGGCCGCGCTCAAGGCGGACGCGCGGCCCGGCGAACGGGTCGCCGTCGTCGGCGCGGGCACCCTCGGCATGTTCGCCGTGCAGTTCCTCGCGGCGAACTCCCCCGCCGAGCTCCTCACCGTCGACACCCGGCCCGAACGGGCCGTCCTGGCTCGGCAGTTCGGAGCGACGGACTTCCGTACGCCCGGCCAGGGGCTGCCCGGCGACTTCGACGTGGTGATCGAGACCGCCGGGTCCGCGGACTCGGCCCGTACCGCGGCGTCGCTGCTGCGGCGCGGGGGGCGGCTCGTCCTCACCGGGCTCCCGGCGTCCGGTGCGGCGGGGCTCGATCCGACCGGCCTCGTCGTGCGGCAGCTGGAGGTGCGGACCGTGTTCGGGGCGCCGCCGGCCGCTTGGGCGCACGCCGTGCGGGTCTTCGGTGCGGGGCTCCTGGATCCGCTGCCGCTGGTGACGCACGAGCTGCCGCTGGATCAATTCCCGCACGCCATCGAGCTGGTGGGATCCGGTGACCCGAAGGTGGGCAAGGTGCTGCTGCGCCCCTAGCCCCGGCCTGCCACCGGCCCCTGCCGCCCAGCACCTTCCGGGCGTGCCCGCACCCACCGATCCGAACTTCGTTCGGAATACCGAACAACACCGAACGTGAAGGACTGCCCGTGACCGACTCCCTCTCTCCCCGCCGCCCCGGCGAACCCGCCCTCGCGGCCCTGGGCCTGTCCGCCCCCTCCACCGACGACAGCGACACCTCCCCGCACGCCTTCCCCGACGGCGGCACCTGGCGCACCGAGATCCCCTCCGTCGAGGGCCCCGAGGCACTGGCCGTCGTCCTCAAGGAGTCCTCGCGCCTCGACGTGCCGGTCCACCGGATCAGCCAGGGCAGCGGCGTGTGGATGCTCACCGACGCCGAGATCACCGAGATGGTCGAGTCGGCCGCCGAGCGGGACATCGAACTGTGCCTGTTCACCGGACCGCGCGGCACCTGGGACACCGGTGCCTCCGTGCGCACCGACTCGCACGGCGCCGGCCTGCGCGCCCGTGGCCACGACGCCGTCGCCGGATGCGTGGAAGACGCCGTCCGGGCCACGGAGTTGGGCGTGAAGTGCCTGCTCGTCGCCGACGAGGGCGTGCTGTGGACGCTGCACCGGGCGCGCGAGCAGGGGGTGATCCCCGGTGACACCACGCTCAAGGTCTCCGCGCTCATCGGCCCGGTCAACCCGGCCTCCTACGCCGTCTTCGAGCGGCTCGGCGCCGACTCGCTCAATGTGCCGAGCGACCTGACACTGGCCCACCTCACCGAGATCCGCCGGGTCTCCGCCGCCCCCATGGACCTGTACGTCGAGGCGCCGGACGACCTCGGCGGCTATGTACGGATGTACGAGATCGCGGAACTGATCCGCCGCGGGGCGCCGCTGTACCTGAAGTTCGGGCTCGCGAAGGCCCCCGCCATCTACCCGTACGGCGCCCACCTGCGCGACGTCACTCTCGACACCGCCCGTGAGCGTGTGCGCCGCGGCCGGCTCGCCCTCGACCTGCTGGCCCGGCACGGCGCGGACGGCGGCATGTCGCCGCTCGGCTCGCGGCTGCCGGGCACTCTCGACCGTTTCCCGCTGACCGTCTCCCACTGAATCTCCGCCGGCGTTTCCCGCTGACGTTTCCGCTCCCCCGACGCGACCGACAAGGACTGATGACCATGCGCAACCGCAGAAGTGCCGTTTCCGCCGTGGCGGGAGCCGCCGCTCTCGCCCTCGCCCTGACCGCCTGCGGGCAGAGCGGTGAGGGCGGCAGCAAGGAAGCCAAGGACAAGAAGGAGATGACCGTCGGCATCGCCATGCCGACCAAGTCCTCCGAGCGCTGGATAGCCGACGG
This window contains:
- a CDS encoding EI24 domain-containing protein, yielding MRDLGAGFGYLMKGQRWVSQHGKQFGMGLLPGLITLVLYAAALICLALWGDDFVTWATPFADDWTSPWAGLFRGFLTAVLFALVLLLAVLAFTAVTLLIGQPFYESLAEKVDLAEGGHAPESGLPLWRELWVSARDSLRILVRAALWGVLLFALGFVPFVGQTVVPVLGFFVTGFFLTEELAAVALQRRSVELRERLALLRSRKGLAWGFGTPLAVAFLVPVVAVFLMPGAVAGATLMARDLLGETTPEPAPEPGEPATR
- a CDS encoding organic hydroperoxide resistance protein; this encodes MPIQQSDVVYTAVATAENGRDGRVSTDDGKLDVVVNPPKEQGGSGAGTNPEQLFAAGYSACFQGALAVVARQENADISGSTVTAHVGIGKNDEGFGLIVEIAAKIPNVDEATAKSLVEKAHQVCPYSKATRGNITVTLSV
- a CDS encoding NADP-dependent oxidoreductase gives rise to the protein MSVDTPQIPATSREWHLTSRPVGWPKPEDFQLAEVEIPQPGPGQVLVKNLYVSVDPYMRGRMSAAKSYVAPYELGKAMQGGAVGAVVASNDEGVAVGDHVLHFNGWREYATFDAKQAVKVDPQAAPLSAYLGVLGMTGLTAYAGLLRTLSFKEGDTVFVSGAAGAVGSQVGQIAKLLGAGRVVGSAGSAEKVKLLIEEYGFDAAFNYKDGSVFEQLKQAAPDGIDVYFDNVGGDHLEAAIGQLNRDGRIAICGAISVYNNTEAAPGPRNLSRLIQTRGRIEGFLVGDHYDLQPQFVQQVGAWIRSGELKYRETVVEGIENNLEAFLGVLRGDNIGKMVVKLGE
- a CDS encoding MarR family winged helix-turn-helix transcriptional regulator, producing the protein MAASSSAPKHVTDDPVTADPVTADLVELIGTLVSRHYKEYEQAAGGQGLTTAQARVLDLLSREPMPMRRIAQQVNCEPSNITGLIDRLEARGLVERRPDPADRRVKLAAPTEEGVRMARGVQGNLGFARGALASLTGEERDALRRLLAKMMDGDATA
- a CDS encoding SCO2400 family protein codes for the protein MDYCHPCRRHLNGALACPGCGTPAEACREHAEAIAAQESAENAGAPYADEPTHTRRSRRERRERGARRAHRRRRNKIVIAAAGLALAAGGLSFAELGTESSADGDGRGSSTSAEEAADQEAEAAASSAAATPTGAAAAEADPRASSASASPSPSASESEDAKDGKDKKTGETEEGTEGRATSVPAATPTPDTPAGPGTPAPAPTTTPPPPQPTPTKTCDRFLWWCT
- a CDS encoding mandelate racemase/muconate lactonizing enzyme family protein; the protein is MRITGISTHVVGTPWRNLTYVQVHTDEGITGVGETRMLGHTDALVGYLNEAQANHIIGSDPFATEDLVRRMKYGDYGRAGEIVMSGIAVVEMACWDIKGKALGVPVWQLLGGKVTDRVKAYANGWYTTERTPEAYHKAARAVMERGYRALKIDPFGTGHYELDHEQSLYAVSLIEAVRDAIGPDAELMLEMHGRFSPSTAIRLARDLAPFKPAWLEEPVPPENLKALEKVAAKVDVPVATGERIHDRIEFRELFESQAADIIQPDVGHIGGIWETRKLAATAESHYVLVAPHNVGGPVLTAASLQVGFTTPNFKVLEHFNDFADADIKKVVKGAPQVDPETGCFELSHEPGLGVELDVDAAAEFPQQQARFDLWAEGWEKRQPK
- a CDS encoding zinc-dependent alcohol dehydrogenase; the encoded protein is MSRSVVVEAPGAHRIVPHGPTPPGAGEVLVRVHAVGICGSDREVYQGNRPEGYVRYPLTPGHEWSGTVEAVGPGAPESLVGRKVVGEGFRNCQVCDRCHAGETTLCTAGYEETGFTQPGAMAATLTLPARLLHVLPDDADLTAAALLEPAACVAAAALKADARPGERVAVVGAGTLGMFAVQFLAANSPAELLTVDTRPERAVLARQFGATDFRTPGQGLPGDFDVVIETAGSADSARTAASLLRRGGRLVLTGLPASGAAGLDPTGLVVRQLEVRTVFGAPPAAWAHAVRVFGAGLLDPLPLVTHELPLDQFPHAIELVGSGDPKVGKVLLRP